The following proteins are co-located in the Paludibaculum fermentans genome:
- a CDS encoding 3-keto-disaccharide hydrolase has product MRQTCLVLLIACLAAASCSPPQVPPPAKKVGAPSKETPAQPAAKAAAKGPATNGAPAAKPAAKSAAVKPPGPKAAPAKPFVLSAIELTPQQVTDGWINLFDGTSLFGWSSAPGSAWTVRDGAIAAAPSGWLLTHQPFTDFRLRLQFRTTGAASAVVALRAKPDGDPTESGFLVDPAKSNAKPGEWHAYDILARGSEYVVLLDGRQLLRTRRFSPLAGALALSGGAIEYRAIQLRPLDMACMFNGKSLDGWRRVERSPVPPQPAEWSVRDGMIHVEKGPGQLESQYAFDDFIFQADIRANSTDPARHPNSGIFFRGDRDIFWSGYEVQLRNEFSGGDPSKPVDFGTGGLYHRQPARRIVAKDNQWFTMTISASGRRLSVWIDGMPVTSYRDPGPEGLNVREGQARLLRGSISLQAHDPTTNLDFRSLCIAPMPRLSGK; this is encoded by the coding sequence ATGCGCCAGACTTGCCTTGTCCTCCTCATCGCCTGCCTGGCTGCGGCCAGTTGCTCACCACCCCAGGTGCCGCCGCCCGCCAAAAAGGTGGGGGCTCCCTCTAAGGAAACACCCGCCCAGCCAGCCGCCAAAGCCGCCGCCAAGGGGCCAGCCACGAACGGCGCACCCGCAGCCAAACCAGCCGCCAAATCCGCTGCCGTCAAGCCGCCTGGGCCCAAAGCGGCTCCTGCGAAGCCCTTCGTCCTGTCCGCCATCGAACTGACACCCCAACAGGTCACAGACGGTTGGATCAACCTCTTCGATGGCACGTCCCTCTTCGGTTGGAGTTCCGCTCCTGGGTCCGCCTGGACCGTCCGCGATGGCGCCATTGCCGCCGCGCCCTCCGGTTGGCTATTGACCCACCAGCCTTTTACCGATTTCCGCCTGCGGCTACAGTTCCGCACCACGGGCGCCGCTTCCGCTGTCGTGGCCCTACGCGCGAAGCCCGACGGCGATCCCACCGAGTCTGGTTTCCTGGTCGATCCGGCAAAGTCCAACGCGAAACCCGGCGAGTGGCACGCCTACGACATCCTGGCCCGCGGCAGCGAATACGTAGTCCTGCTCGACGGCCGGCAATTGCTGCGCACCCGCCGCTTCAGCCCCCTGGCCGGCGCCCTGGCCCTCTCCGGAGGCGCCATCGAATACCGGGCCATCCAACTCCGCCCGCTCGATATGGCCTGTATGTTCAACGGCAAGAGCCTGGATGGCTGGCGGCGCGTCGAGCGCTCTCCGGTCCCGCCGCAGCCCGCCGAATGGAGCGTCCGCGATGGCATGATCCATGTCGAAAAAGGACCCGGCCAGCTCGAGTCGCAGTACGCCTTCGACGATTTCATCTTCCAGGCCGACATCCGCGCCAACAGCACAGACCCGGCCCGCCACCCCAATAGCGGCATCTTTTTCCGCGGCGATCGCGACATCTTCTGGTCCGGCTACGAGGTCCAGCTCCGCAATGAGTTCTCCGGCGGAGATCCTTCCAAACCGGTGGACTTCGGCACCGGCGGCCTCTACCACCGCCAGCCCGCGCGCCGCATCGTTGCCAAGGACAATCAGTGGTTCACGATGACCATCAGCGCCTCCGGCCGGCGCCTCTCTGTCTGGATCGACGGAATGCCGGTCACCAGTTATCGTGATCCCGGCCCCGAGGGCTTGAATGTCCGTGAGGGCCAGGCGCGCCTGCTGCGCGGCAGCATCTCCCTGCAGGCGCACGACCCCACCACAAATCTCGATTTCCGCAGCCTATGTATCGCGCCCATGCCCCGGCTCAGTGGAAAATGA
- a CDS encoding glycosyltransferase family 9 protein: MESIAPAELAVELLNHCLRGSQWPQDVLQALTDDALDEDERLAAPATRALFSILVERLADLFEPALCDVYAALFSTVIERALPELRASGLQARYRQVRTVRPVTFDPENVFVLSRVTLGADIAVTSILLDAARQRFPKARIWFAGPKKAWELFESSPYLHHLPVAYGRRGLLSDRLAVFHDLRKALDQPNSLILDPDSRLTQLGLLPVCPPERHHLFESRSYGADSLASLPQLTRQWVRETLGVEDAQPWLHPKFQYDFGAQSVTTVSLGVGENPAKRVEDPFESELLTLLASRPGLVMVDAGAPGSEEEERVRRAIESTGLSADRIGLHEGSFASFAAMIAASELYAGYDSAGQHVAAALGIPLITVFAGYASERMFARWRPDSPGPSTVIQAAYQNPQDLLAAVRAALPL, encoded by the coding sequence TTGGAAAGCATTGCTCCTGCCGAACTGGCCGTTGAACTCCTGAACCACTGTCTGCGCGGCTCCCAGTGGCCGCAGGACGTCCTGCAGGCGCTCACAGACGATGCGCTCGACGAGGACGAACGCCTGGCCGCACCGGCCACGCGGGCCCTGTTCTCGATCCTCGTGGAACGCCTGGCCGATCTCTTCGAGCCCGCCCTCTGCGACGTCTACGCCGCTCTCTTCTCCACCGTGATCGAGCGCGCCCTGCCGGAGCTCCGCGCCTCCGGCCTCCAGGCCCGCTACCGCCAGGTCCGCACCGTCAGGCCCGTGACGTTCGACCCCGAGAACGTCTTCGTCCTCTCCCGTGTCACCCTGGGCGCCGACATTGCCGTCACCAGTATCCTGCTCGATGCCGCTCGCCAGCGCTTTCCCAAGGCCCGCATCTGGTTCGCGGGACCCAAAAAGGCGTGGGAACTCTTCGAGAGTTCGCCTTACCTCCACCACCTGCCCGTCGCCTACGGCCGCCGCGGCCTGCTGTCCGACCGCCTGGCCGTCTTCCACGACCTCAGGAAGGCGCTCGACCAGCCCAACAGCCTGATCCTCGATCCCGACTCCCGTCTCACTCAACTCGGCCTGCTCCCGGTCTGCCCGCCCGAACGGCACCACCTCTTCGAAAGCCGCTCCTACGGGGCCGACTCCCTCGCCTCACTTCCGCAGCTCACCCGTCAATGGGTCCGCGAAACACTGGGGGTGGAGGACGCCCAACCCTGGCTCCATCCCAAGTTTCAGTACGACTTCGGAGCCCAGTCCGTCACCACCGTCAGCCTGGGGGTCGGTGAGAACCCGGCCAAGCGCGTCGAGGACCCCTTCGAGTCGGAACTCCTCACGCTCCTGGCATCCCGGCCCGGCCTGGTCATGGTCGACGCCGGAGCGCCCGGCAGTGAAGAAGAGGAGCGCGTCCGCCGCGCCATCGAGAGCACCGGACTCTCGGCCGACCGCATCGGCCTGCACGAAGGCTCCTTCGCCTCCTTCGCCGCCATGATCGCCGCCAGTGAACTCTACGCCGGTTACGACTCCGCCGGGCAGCACGTCGCCGCCGCCCTCGGCATCCCGCTCATCACCGTCTTTGCCGGCTACGCCAGCGAACGCATGTTCGCCCGCTGGCGGCCGGACAGCCCCGGTCCCAGCACCGTCATCCAGGCCGCGTACCAGAACCCCCAGGACCTTTTGGCTGCCGTCCGTGCCGCTCTCCCGCTGTAA
- the mtnP gene encoding S-methyl-5'-thioadenosine phosphorylase, which translates to MAESLNPKIGIIGGSGLYHMPGFTNQREVKVDTPFGDPSDPYVVGELEGKPVAFLARHGRGHRISPSELNFRANIYGFKKLGIETIISLSAVGSLKEEHKPLDFVIPDQFVDRTRGRISTFFGEGLVAHVSFADPVCHHLAATLNQACQHAGVAAKLGGTYICMEGPAFSTKAESNLYRSWGMDVIGMTNLQEAKLAREAELCYSTIAMVTDYDCWHPDHDAVTVADIIRNLTHNAENAAKVVKAAVGLLSGGPRICGCGRALEYAILTDKSTVPPATCQKLELLVGKYFQA; encoded by the coding sequence ATGGCTGAAAGTCTGAATCCCAAGATCGGCATCATCGGAGGCAGCGGCCTCTACCACATGCCCGGCTTCACCAACCAGCGCGAGGTGAAGGTAGATACCCCGTTTGGCGACCCGTCCGACCCTTATGTCGTCGGTGAGCTCGAAGGCAAACCGGTCGCCTTCCTGGCCCGCCACGGCCGCGGCCACCGCATCAGCCCGTCCGAGCTGAACTTCCGAGCCAACATCTACGGATTCAAGAAGCTGGGCATCGAGACCATCATCTCGCTCAGCGCCGTCGGCAGCCTGAAGGAAGAGCACAAGCCGCTCGACTTCGTCATCCCCGACCAGTTCGTCGATCGCACCCGCGGCCGCATCTCCACCTTCTTCGGTGAAGGCCTGGTCGCCCACGTCAGCTTCGCCGATCCCGTCTGCCACCATCTGGCAGCCACGCTGAATCAGGCCTGCCAGCATGCCGGAGTCGCGGCCAAGCTCGGCGGCACCTACATCTGCATGGAAGGACCCGCGTTCTCGACCAAGGCTGAGTCCAATCTCTACCGCAGCTGGGGCATGGACGTCATCGGCATGACGAACCTCCAGGAAGCCAAGCTCGCCCGTGAAGCCGAGCTCTGCTACTCCACCATCGCCATGGTCACCGACTACGACTGCTGGCATCCCGATCACGATGCCGTCACCGTGGCCGACATCATCCGCAACCTCACCCACAACGCGGAGAACGCCGCCAAAGTGGTGAAGGCCGCCGTCGGGCTTCTCTCCGGCGGTCCGCGGATCTGCGGCTGCGGCCGCGCGCTGGAGTACGCCATCCTCACCGACAAATCGACCGTCCCGCCGGCGACCTGCCAGAAGCTCGAGCTGCTCGTCGGCAAGTACTTCCAGGCTTGA
- the meaB gene encoding methylmalonyl Co-A mutase-associated GTPase MeaB produces MAGPQTPLSERILKGDIRALARACTLVENRVPESAAILKGVFPHSGRAFTLGITGSPGAGKSTLTSALIAELRSRRQRVAVIAVDPSSPFSGGAILGDRIRMAAHHEDPGVFIRSMATRGALGGLAPTTHDLALLLDAAGFDWILIETVGVGQDEVDVARLAQATAVVLAPGMGDDVQAIKAGILEIADVFVLNKADQPGAARLEQDMHEWPRPLVKTVATSGEGLPELCQALESIRATLPPLRAQAHWDYRLRQMFAERVVARLDPELVAQAVRRVAGRECDPYTIIEEWLKV; encoded by the coding sequence GTGGCCGGTCCGCAGACCCCTCTCTCTGAACGCATCCTGAAAGGCGACATCCGGGCCCTGGCCCGTGCCTGCACCCTCGTCGAGAACCGTGTGCCCGAGTCTGCCGCCATCCTCAAGGGGGTCTTCCCGCATAGCGGCCGCGCGTTCACTTTAGGAATCACCGGCTCACCCGGAGCAGGGAAGAGCACTCTCACCTCAGCCCTGATTGCGGAGCTGCGCAGCCGCCGGCAACGCGTCGCGGTGATCGCTGTCGACCCCTCCAGCCCCTTCTCCGGCGGCGCCATCCTCGGCGACCGCATCCGCATGGCGGCCCATCACGAGGACCCCGGCGTCTTCATTCGCTCCATGGCGACCCGCGGAGCCCTGGGCGGCCTCGCACCTACCACCCACGACCTCGCCCTTCTCCTCGATGCTGCCGGCTTCGATTGGATCCTCATCGAAACCGTAGGCGTCGGGCAAGATGAGGTCGACGTCGCTCGTCTTGCCCAAGCCACAGCCGTCGTTCTGGCGCCCGGCATGGGTGACGACGTCCAGGCCATCAAGGCCGGCATCCTCGAGATCGCCGATGTCTTCGTGCTGAACAAAGCCGACCAGCCCGGCGCCGCCCGCCTGGAGCAGGACATGCACGAATGGCCGCGCCCGCTGGTGAAGACCGTAGCCACCTCTGGCGAAGGACTGCCGGAACTCTGCCAGGCGCTGGAGTCGATCCGCGCCACTCTGCCGCCCCTCCGCGCCCAGGCCCATTGGGACTACCGCCTGCGCCAGATGTTCGCCGAACGTGTTGTCGCCCGCCTCGATCCCGAACTCGTAGCACAGGCCGTCCGCCGGGTGGCTGGCAGAGAGTGCGATCCATATACGATCATCGAAGAATGGCTGAAAGTCTGA
- a CDS encoding acyl-CoA dehydrogenase family protein — MDFEFTPDQLHLRRTIRAFAEAEMAPHVLEWDETQTFPAEVVSKLGAMGCLGSIFPEEYGGAGLSYIDYSIIVEELARVDPSVALIVAAHTSLCANHIYLAGSEEQKQRYLPRLASGEWLGCWSLTEPEAGSDAGGTRTRAIPSGDDWIVEGSKTFCTNAHHAQVCVAMAVTDRLAAHHGISAFIVEKGTPGFRTGKKENKLGMRASETGEVIFSNCRLPESQLLGQPGEGFVDSLRILDGGRISIAALSIGCAQGAYDAALKYSKQRKQFGRFISEFQAIQYKLVDMATEIEAARLLTLRAAALKDQGRRVTRESAMAKLFASEMAVRACNEAVQIHGGYGFIKDYPVEKFYRDVKLCTIGEGTSEIQRLVIARQLLQNQ; from the coding sequence TTGGACTTCGAGTTCACGCCGGATCAACTGCACCTGCGCCGCACCATTCGTGCGTTCGCGGAAGCCGAGATGGCTCCGCACGTCCTGGAGTGGGACGAAACACAGACTTTTCCCGCTGAAGTGGTCAGCAAACTGGGGGCGATGGGTTGCCTGGGGTCCATCTTTCCCGAGGAGTACGGCGGAGCCGGGCTCTCCTACATCGACTACTCGATCATCGTGGAAGAGCTGGCGCGCGTCGACCCCTCCGTCGCCCTCATCGTCGCAGCCCACACTTCGCTCTGCGCGAATCACATCTACCTGGCGGGCAGCGAGGAACAGAAACAGCGCTACCTGCCTCGGCTCGCCTCCGGCGAGTGGTTGGGCTGCTGGTCTCTCACCGAACCCGAGGCCGGCTCCGACGCGGGCGGTACGCGCACTCGTGCCATCCCCAGCGGCGACGACTGGATCGTTGAAGGCTCCAAGACCTTCTGCACGAACGCCCATCATGCCCAGGTGTGCGTCGCCATGGCCGTTACCGACAGGCTGGCCGCCCACCACGGCATCTCAGCCTTCATCGTCGAGAAAGGCACCCCCGGCTTCCGCACGGGCAAGAAGGAAAATAAGCTCGGCATGCGCGCGTCCGAAACGGGGGAGGTGATCTTCTCCAACTGCCGCCTGCCGGAGTCGCAACTGCTGGGCCAGCCCGGCGAGGGCTTCGTCGACAGCCTGCGCATCCTCGACGGCGGCCGCATCTCCATCGCCGCCCTCAGCATCGGCTGCGCCCAGGGCGCCTATGACGCCGCCCTCAAGTACAGCAAGCAGCGCAAACAGTTCGGCCGCTTCATCAGTGAATTCCAGGCCATCCAGTACAAGCTGGTGGACATGGCCACAGAGATCGAGGCCGCACGCCTGCTCACCCTGCGCGCCGCGGCTTTGAAGGACCAGGGCCGCCGCGTCACACGCGAATCCGCCATGGCCAAGCTCTTCGCTTCAGAAATGGCGGTCCGAGCCTGCAACGAAGCGGTGCAGATCCACGGCGGCTACGGCTTCATCAAGGACTACCCCGTCGAGAAGTTCTATCGCGACGTGAAGCTCTGCACCATCGGTGAAGGCACCAGCGAAATCCAGCGTCTGGTCATCGCCAGGCAGCTACTCCAGAACCAGTAG
- a CDS encoding Gfo/Idh/MocA family protein, with the protein MGSRRNFLSTVASGLATTLAAPGTVLGANDRLRVGIIGPGARGQEIMHWAIACPNIDFVAAADIYTRRLEQAKAIAPNIKTYLDHRYLLDDKSIDAVLIATPQHLHCEHFTAALAAGKHIYQEKTMAFTVAHAKKMREAYRNAKGRVVQIGHQSCSSGQATDAVRMLAEEPMGKITFIHMCQYRNTPHGKPQWSRPVYPDMNSENILWKQFQGDNPERPFDANRYINWRFFWDYSGGNVYENMCHQVSFWYKAMKLQIPKSVSMTGGLYLWKDGREVPDSMCVSMEQPEEMIITWNSGFGNDKLGVTEDVLGDDGTIQKGNQIRYTPQRVNVKDKAEKIGSTITAPQAHMQNFFDCIRNGGEPNCPFELGFRTSIACRMAVESYRQQRMVKWDAAREEIV; encoded by the coding sequence ATGGGCTCCCGTCGTAATTTTCTGAGTACAGTCGCGTCCGGACTCGCCACCACGCTGGCCGCTCCGGGCACCGTACTCGGCGCCAATGACCGTTTGCGTGTCGGCATCATCGGTCCTGGAGCCCGCGGCCAGGAGATCATGCACTGGGCCATCGCTTGCCCGAACATCGACTTCGTTGCCGCCGCCGACATCTACACCCGCCGCCTCGAACAGGCCAAAGCGATCGCCCCGAACATCAAAACCTATCTCGATCACCGCTACCTGCTCGACGACAAATCCATCGACGCCGTCCTCATCGCCACGCCGCAGCACCTGCACTGCGAGCACTTCACAGCCGCGCTGGCCGCCGGCAAGCACATCTACCAGGAAAAGACGATGGCGTTCACGGTGGCCCACGCCAAGAAGATGCGCGAGGCCTACAGGAACGCCAAGGGCCGCGTCGTCCAGATCGGCCACCAGTCCTGCTCCTCCGGCCAGGCCACCGACGCCGTACGCATGCTGGCCGAAGAGCCGATGGGCAAGATCACCTTCATCCACATGTGCCAGTACCGGAATACGCCGCACGGCAAGCCGCAATGGTCGCGCCCCGTGTATCCGGACATGAACAGCGAGAACATCCTGTGGAAGCAGTTCCAGGGCGACAACCCGGAACGCCCCTTCGATGCCAACCGCTACATCAACTGGCGCTTCTTCTGGGACTACTCGGGCGGCAACGTCTACGAGAACATGTGCCACCAGGTGTCGTTCTGGTACAAGGCCATGAAGCTCCAGATCCCCAAGTCCGTCAGCATGACGGGCGGCCTCTACCTCTGGAAGGACGGCCGCGAAGTGCCCGATTCCATGTGCGTCTCCATGGAGCAGCCTGAGGAAATGATCATCACCTGGAACTCCGGCTTCGGCAACGACAAGCTCGGCGTGACCGAGGACGTCCTGGGCGACGACGGCACCATCCAGAAGGGCAACCAGATCCGCTACACGCCCCAGCGTGTCAACGTGAAGGATAAGGCCGAGAAGATCGGCAGCACCATCACCGCGCCCCAGGCGCACATGCAGAACTTCTTCGACTGCATCCGCAACGGCGGCGAGCCGAACTGCCCCTTTGAACTCGGTTTCCGCACCTCCATCGCCTGCCGCATGGCCGTGGAAAGCTACCGCCAGCAGCGCATGGTGAAGTGGGACGCCGCCAGGGAAGAGATCGTCTAG
- a CDS encoding FAD-binding oxidoreductase, which translates to MSELSPTTAADLAEALREAAGNGQRISLGGAGTKHRMAGPAGGAATRISTTRLNRILQYEPKDLTISVEAGLPYGELTRTLAANQQMLPLDPPCAGGATIGGVIACGSGGARRRVYGAARDMVIGLSYATLEGQVVQSGGMVVKNVAGLDVQKTLIGSFGTLAAIVSLNFKLSPIPEGTRTFALSFPTAAQAVQARDKVLHGVLQPTSLDVVNPTAAEKVSLSGHCLLVRAGGSEKLLGRYGEELAGAEQISGAREDALWDAIAEFQATPRFVVRVGHPLMDLQAVLESSGGPCLARAGNGVTYLGFDDADAVRRWMAAQEAKAWSRIVEWAPEEEKAQIEQWPAPGPDLALMQRMKALFDPNQLLNRGRLYGRL; encoded by the coding sequence ATGAGCGAACTATCTCCGACAACCGCCGCGGACCTTGCCGAAGCGCTGCGCGAGGCGGCCGGAAACGGCCAGAGAATCTCCCTGGGCGGCGCCGGAACCAAGCACCGCATGGCGGGGCCGGCGGGCGGCGCAGCCACTCGGATCTCCACCACCCGGCTGAACCGGATCCTGCAATACGAACCCAAGGATTTGACCATCAGCGTCGAGGCGGGCTTGCCGTACGGAGAATTGACCCGGACGCTGGCCGCCAATCAACAGATGCTGCCGCTGGATCCGCCTTGCGCGGGGGGCGCCACGATCGGCGGCGTGATTGCCTGCGGATCGGGCGGAGCGCGGCGGCGGGTCTACGGCGCGGCGCGCGACATGGTCATTGGGCTGAGCTACGCCACGCTGGAGGGCCAGGTCGTCCAGTCCGGCGGCATGGTGGTGAAGAATGTGGCGGGCCTGGATGTGCAGAAGACACTGATCGGGAGCTTTGGCACCCTCGCTGCGATTGTCAGCCTGAACTTCAAGCTGAGCCCGATTCCAGAGGGTACGCGGACCTTCGCCTTGAGTTTCCCCACGGCGGCGCAGGCGGTGCAGGCGCGGGACAAGGTGCTGCACGGGGTGTTGCAGCCCACGTCCCTGGATGTGGTGAATCCGACGGCGGCGGAGAAAGTCTCGTTGAGTGGCCATTGCCTGCTGGTGCGGGCCGGGGGCAGTGAAAAACTGCTGGGCCGCTATGGGGAAGAATTGGCTGGGGCGGAGCAGATCTCGGGTGCCAGGGAAGACGCCCTGTGGGACGCGATCGCCGAATTCCAGGCTACGCCACGCTTCGTCGTCCGGGTTGGGCATCCGCTGATGGACCTGCAGGCTGTGCTGGAGAGCTCCGGCGGGCCTTGCCTGGCCCGCGCAGGCAACGGCGTGACCTACCTGGGCTTCGACGACGCGGACGCGGTGCGGCGCTGGATGGCCGCCCAGGAAGCGAAGGCCTGGTCGCGGATCGTGGAATGGGCTCCGGAAGAAGAGAAAGCGCAGATCGAGCAGTGGCCGGCACCGGGTCCTGACCTGGCGCTGATGCAACGCATGAAGGCGCTGTTCGATCCGAATCAACTGCTGAATCGAGGGAGACTGTATGGCCGCCTCTGA
- a CDS encoding (Fe-S)-binding protein, protein MAASETTTSAFPPVLPNRHPEAPRAADLDKCVHCGLCLNACPTYRELGLEMDSPRGRIYQMVQVATGQAEPGASYEEHLDLCLACRGCESACPSGVPYGRLIEAARTEIEAKKQRPWHERAFRSFIFERLLVTPWMIKTAGAFLYLYEATGLRAIVRGSGLLKLMGKMGRIEHLAPTAEVPFFFDKVGKTFPAKGQRRYRVGFLAGCLANVTSARLNEATVRVLQANGCDVVLPAEQTCCGALHVHSGLKDQARALARKNIDAFLAGNFDAFITNAAGCGSTLKEYHELLEHDEAYAEKAKLFVAKMKDVTEFLGSIELNPKMGPLSVTATYQDSCHLAHGQKVRSAPRQILNAIPGVKFKELPLSDLCCGSAGIYNIVHDDIADSLLQKKMVMVNGTGAEVVTTANVGCAIQLKAGVTKYGKRQRVLHVVELLDEAYRKAGL, encoded by the coding sequence ATGGCCGCCTCTGAGACGACGACCTCGGCCTTTCCCCCGGTGCTGCCGAACCGGCATCCGGAAGCTCCGCGCGCGGCGGACCTGGACAAGTGCGTGCACTGCGGATTGTGCCTGAATGCATGTCCTACTTATCGCGAGCTAGGGCTCGAAATGGACTCTCCGCGCGGCCGCATCTACCAAATGGTGCAGGTGGCGACCGGCCAAGCCGAGCCTGGTGCGTCGTATGAAGAGCATCTGGACCTGTGCCTGGCCTGCCGGGGCTGCGAAAGCGCCTGCCCGTCCGGAGTGCCGTACGGGCGCCTGATCGAGGCGGCGCGCACCGAGATCGAGGCGAAGAAGCAGAGGCCGTGGCATGAACGGGCGTTCCGCAGCTTCATTTTCGAACGCCTGCTGGTGACTCCCTGGATGATCAAGACCGCCGGGGCCTTCCTGTATCTGTATGAAGCCACGGGGCTGCGGGCCATCGTGCGGGGCAGCGGGCTGTTGAAGCTGATGGGCAAGATGGGCCGGATCGAACACCTCGCCCCGACCGCGGAGGTGCCTTTCTTCTTCGATAAAGTGGGCAAGACGTTTCCCGCCAAAGGCCAGCGGCGGTATCGGGTGGGCTTCCTGGCCGGGTGCCTGGCCAATGTTACGTCCGCAAGGCTCAATGAAGCGACAGTCCGCGTGCTGCAGGCCAACGGGTGCGATGTGGTGCTGCCAGCGGAGCAGACCTGCTGCGGAGCGCTGCACGTCCATTCCGGCCTGAAGGACCAGGCGCGGGCGTTGGCCCGCAAGAATATCGACGCGTTTCTGGCCGGCAATTTCGACGCTTTCATCACGAATGCGGCAGGATGTGGTTCGACCCTGAAGGAATATCACGAACTGCTGGAGCACGATGAAGCCTATGCGGAAAAGGCGAAGCTCTTCGTGGCGAAGATGAAGGATGTCACGGAGTTTCTGGGTTCGATCGAGTTGAATCCGAAGATGGGGCCGCTGAGTGTCACGGCGACCTACCAGGACTCCTGCCACCTGGCGCACGGCCAGAAGGTGCGTTCGGCTCCGCGGCAGATCTTGAATGCAATTCCGGGCGTGAAGTTCAAGGAACTGCCGTTATCCGATCTGTGCTGCGGCAGCGCGGGCATCTACAACATCGTGCACGACGACATTGCGGATTCCCTGCTCCAGAAGAAGATGGTGATGGTGAATGGCACCGGGGCCGAGGTGGTGACCACCGCAAACGTCGGCTGCGCCATCCAGTTGAAGGCGGGTGTGACGAAGTATGGCAAACGCCAGCGTGTCCTGCACGTGGTGGAACTGCTGGACGAAGCTTACCGCAAAGCGGGTTTATAG
- a CDS encoding serine hydrolase domain-containing protein encodes MAFRIGFIFALVAAAVSGQVPPSKAPGLQRVADAWKERAHIPALSISVQSGGPPDYAAAWGYSDLENFVPATPKTVFRLASLSKPFTAVAALKLVEAGKLDLDAEIQRYLPSFPRKQWPITTRQLLSHLSGIRAYEGDEINITKHYSDLMEGLEIFAKDPLLYEPGTKYHYSTYGFNVAGAVVQAVAGVPFATFVEQQVLKPSATLTMRPDSVFDIIPNRARGYYLRPDGQIQNCGLADTSYKLPGGGWVATATDITQFARALMDEKLLRPETLDLMWSSNKLKDGSSNSYGLGWNNERRQGLRLATHSGGQQGTSTFLILCPERKISIVVLANLESAPVRDIALDLFDEMVGSSK; translated from the coding sequence ATGGCCTTCCGGATTGGCTTTATCTTCGCCCTGGTTGCAGCTGCCGTGAGCGGACAGGTCCCACCGTCGAAAGCCCCTGGCCTGCAACGAGTTGCCGACGCATGGAAGGAGCGGGCGCACATCCCCGCGCTCTCCATCTCCGTGCAGTCGGGCGGCCCGCCGGATTATGCCGCCGCCTGGGGCTACAGCGATCTGGAAAACTTCGTGCCCGCCACGCCCAAAACCGTCTTCCGCCTGGCCTCGCTTTCCAAGCCATTCACGGCCGTTGCCGCCCTAAAACTGGTCGAAGCCGGCAAACTGGATCTCGACGCTGAGATTCAACGCTATCTGCCGTCCTTCCCCAGGAAGCAGTGGCCCATCACCACCCGGCAGTTGCTCTCCCACCTGTCCGGCATCCGCGCATACGAAGGCGATGAGATCAATATCACAAAACACTACAGCGACCTGATGGAGGGGTTGGAGATCTTCGCCAAAGACCCGCTGCTCTATGAACCCGGCACGAAATATCATTACTCGACGTATGGATTCAATGTGGCCGGCGCCGTGGTCCAGGCGGTGGCCGGAGTTCCGTTCGCAACGTTCGTCGAACAGCAAGTTTTAAAGCCTTCCGCGACACTCACCATGCGCCCCGACAGCGTATTCGATATCATTCCAAACCGCGCGCGCGGCTACTACCTGCGTCCCGACGGGCAGATCCAAAACTGCGGTCTGGCCGATACCAGCTATAAACTGCCGGGCGGTGGATGGGTGGCAACAGCCACGGATATTACCCAGTTCGCCAGGGCGCTGATGGATGAAAAACTGTTAAGGCCAGAAACTCTGGACCTGATGTGGAGCTCTAATAAACTGAAGGATGGTTCGTCCAATAGTTATGGGCTCGGTTGGAACAATGAGCGCAGGCAAGGCCTACGCCTGGCCACGCACAGCGGCGGCCAGCAGGGGACGAGCACTTTCCTTATTTTGTGCCCCGAAAGGAAGATCTCGATTGTAGTCCTGGCGAACCTGGAAAGCGCTCCTGTCCGAGACATCGCCCTGGACCTGTTCGACGAGATGGTTGGATCCTCAAAGTGA